A segment of the Frankineae bacterium MT45 genome:
ACCCCGCGGGCGGCGCTGGCGGCCGGGGTGGCGGCCGGGCGCACGGTCTTCTTCAGCGCGCTCACCGTCGCCGTCTCGATGTCGTCGCTGATGCTCTTCCCGCAGAAGTTCCTCTTCTCGATGGGGGTCGGCGGGGCCGCGGTAACCCTCGTCTCGGCCACCGTGTCGATCGTCGTGCTGCCGGCCATCCTCGCGCTGCTGGGGCGCCGGATCGACTCGCTGACGCTCCCCGGGTCGGATCGGGCGCGGCGCAAGGACACCGGCCTGGTCCACAAGATCGTCTGGTACCGCCTGGCGAAGTGGACGATGCGCCATGCCAAGCCGGTGCTGGTGGCCAGCCTCATCCTGGTCGCGACGCTGGCCTGGCCCGCGCTCAGCACCAAGTTCAGCAACATCAATGTCGACTCGCTGCCGACGACCTCGGCTGTGCGCACGGTGGCCGAGCGGGTGGCCACCGAGTTCCCCAACTCCGGTGGCACCACCATCAATGTCGCGGTGGAGGCGCCGGCTGATGCTCAGGCCCAGGTCACCGCACTGGCCCAGCGGGTGGCGAAGCTGCCGCACGTGGTGCTCCCGGCGCCACCGGTCTACCTCGGTAGTGACACCTGGAGCCTGAGCGCGGTCGTCTTCGCCGGACCCTTCAGCCAGGCCGCCGAGACCGCGCTGCACGGCATCCGCTCCCTGCCCAGCCCCAACAAGATGCTGGTCGGCGGTGAGACGGCGGCCTTCGTCGACAACGAAGAGAGCATGCTCTCGCACCTGCCCATGGCCGCCCTGGTGGTGGGGCTGGCCGTCATGCTGGTGATCTTCCTGCTCACCGGTTCAGTGGTGCTGCCGGTGAAGACGCTGCTCGTCAATATCCTGAACGTGAGCATGACCATCGGTGTGCTGGTCTGGATCTTCCAGTACGGCCACCTCGAGGGGCCGCTGCACTACGAGAGCACCGGCGCGATCGATCTGAGTCAACCGATCCTGGTGATGGTCATCGGTTTCGGGCTATCCACCGACTACGGCGTCTTCCTACTGGCCCGGATCAAGGAGTCCTACGACCACGACGGCGACAACGTCGAGGCGGTGGCCACCGGCGTCGGGCGCAGTGGGCGCATCATCTCCAGTGCCGCCCTGCTTCTCTGCGTCGCCGTCGGCGCGTTCTCGAGTTCGTCGGTGCTCTTCATCAAGCAATTGGGCGTCGGCACCGCGGTGGCCGTGCTGCTGGACGCGACGATCATCCGGGCCTTCCTGGTGCCGTCGGCGATGCGTCTCATGTCCACCGCCAACTGGTGGGCGCCGGGTCCGCTGCGTCGTTTCCACAACCGCTACGGCGTCTCCGAGTCGGGGCCGGCGATCGTGCCCGACGGCGGGCCGCCGAAGCTCGTGCTCATCCCGTCGCCTCCGCCACCACCGGTGCCGCAGCTGACCCTGGTCCGCTCGCCGGCGCCGGAGCCGACCGGGGAGCGGACGATCCTGCTGCCACCACCACCCCCGATCGTGCGGCAACCCGCGCCACCGGAGATCACCGGCGAGCAGCCAGCGGTCAGCGAACCGCGTCGTCACCGGCGTATCGAGCGCGGCGGCAGTACCGGCAAACACCGCCAGCGTCCCTAGCCGACGCGGCTCGCGCGGTCACTTGGCCGCCGAATGTCCTGCGCTGCGAATGTCCTGTACTGCAAGGGTCCTGCGCGGTGAATGTCCTGCACTATATGTGCCCTGATACGCGATCTGCAGGACCTTCGCGCCCGCCGAGGGGTCCTGCGCGGCGAATGTCCTGCACTATGTGCGCCCTGCTACGCGATCTGCAGGACATTCGCGCCCGCCGAGCGCACCGCACTCGCACACAGCACTCGCGAACCAGTACCCACCCGGACACGAAAGAAGGGGCGGACCCTTTCGGATCCGCCCCTACTTCGAGGTTGTTGCTAGGCGCCGTTCAAGCGGCGCCCACTGGAGTCAGGACTTAGAAGTCCATGTCTCCGCCCGGCATGCCGCCGCCCGCGGGGGCACCGGCCTTCTCGGGCTTGTCGGCCACGACGGCCTCGGTGGTGAGGAAGAGCGCCGCGATCGAGGCAGCGTTCTGCAGCGCCGAGCGCGTCACCTTCGCCGGGTCGATGATGCCCGCGGCGATGAGGTCGACGTACTCACCGGACGCGGCGTTGAGGCCCCATCCTGCCTGCAGTCCGCGAACCTTCTCGGCCACGACTCCGCCTTCGAGACCGGCGTTGACGGCGATCTGCTTGAGCGGGGCCTCGAGGGCAACCTTGACGATGTTGGCGCCAGTGGCCTCGTCGCCGGTGAGCTCGAGCTTGTCGAACGCGGTGACCGAAGCCTGCGCCAGGGCGACGCCGCCACCGGCGACGATGCCCTCTTCGACGGCAGCCTTCGCGTTGCGGACGGCGTCCTCGATGCGGTGCTTGCGCTCCTTCAGCTCGACCTCGGTGGCCGCGCCGACCTTGATGACCGCAACGCCGCCGGCCAGCTTGGCCAGGCGCTCCTGCAGCTTCTCGCGGTCGTAGTCGGAGTCGCTCTTCTCGATCTCGCTACGGATCTGGTTGACGCGACCCTGGATCTGGTCGGCGTCACCCGCACCCTCGACGATCGTGGTCTCGTCCTTGGTGACGACGACCTTGCGCGCGCGGCCGAGCAGCTCCAGGCCGGCGTTCTCCAGCTTGAGACCGACGGTCTCGCTGATGACCTCGCCACCGGTGAGGATGGCGATGTCGGCCAGCATGGCCTTGCGGCGGTCACCGAAGCCCGGGGCCTTGACGGCGACGGACTTGAAGGTGCCACGGATCTTGTTGACGACCAGGGTGGCCAGGGCCTCGCCCTCGACGTCCTCGGAGATGATGGCGAGCGACTTGCCGCTCTGCATGACCTTCTCGAGCAGCGGCAGCAGGTCCTTGACCGACGAGATCTTCGACTCGACGATGAGGATGTACGGGTCGTCCAGGACGGCTTCCATACGGTCGGTGTCGGTGACGAAGTACGGGCTGATGTGACCCTTGTCGAAGCGCATACCCTCGGTGAGCTCGAGCTCGAGGCCGAAGGTGTTGCTCTCCTCGACGGTGATGACGCCTTCCTTGCCGACCTTGTCCATCGCCTCGGCGATGAGCTCGCCGACGCTGGTGTCAGCGGCGGAGATCGAAGCGGTGGCCGCGATCTGCTCCTTGGTCTCGACGTCCTTGGCCTGGCGGCCCAGCTCCTCGGAGACGGCGATGACGGCCTGCTCGATGCCACGCTTGAGGGCCATCGGGTTGGCGCCGGCGGCGACGTTGCGCAGGCCTTCCTTGACCAGGGCCTGGGCGAGGACGGTCGCGGTGGTGGTTCCGTCACCGGCGACGTCGTCGGTCTTCTTCGCTACCTCTTTGACGAGTTCCGCGCCGATCTTCTCGTACGGGTCCTCGAGCTCGATCTCCTTGGCGATGGAGACACCATCGTTGGTGATCGTGGGGGCGCCCCACTTCTTCTCCAGAACGACGTTGCGACCCTTCGGGCCCAGCGTCACCTTTACGGCATCGGCAAGAATGTTCATGCCGCGCTCGAGGCCGCGACGGGCCTCCTCGTCGAACGCGATCAATTTAGCCATGCGGTGTTGTCCTCACGTGATAGGTGGACATGCTTAGTTGTCTTGGATCACCTCGGCCGCAGCTGCAGCCGGCCGTAGCGGTAGACGGCAGCGAGAGACGAGGTGTTGATCGGCGGCTCGAGTGCCCGCGACGGACGGCCGCTCGGGTGTGCGCCGGATGACGCGATGCCCGTGCAACCTCACCGAAGACGCCGGTGGTTAGCACTCGCCGGTGGCGAGTGCCAGTGCAATTCTGGCACTCGGGCATGGAGAGTGCAAGCTGCTGCCCCGGCTGCTGTGGATCCTCCTCGCCACCGCTCATCGCGTGCTCAATCAAGAAACGAGCGGAATTTCTCGGTAAACACTTGATCGCGCGTAGTACCCGTGCGTACATTCGGCGTTAGGTTGGTGACAGGGGGTCGCCACACTTGGGGGGGAACACATGAAGATCCGCCGTCTTTCTCTGCTTGCCACCGCTGCGATCGTCACCTTCGCCCTGGCTCAGCCCGCCTTCGCCGACACCGGAAACGGCCGCCACCAGTCGTTCCTCGGCAACGTCACCGGCAGTGCCCGCCCTGACCGGATCACGCTCGGCTCCGATGCCAATGGCTGCACCGTCAGCGTCGAGAAGGGCCGCGCGAACGGCACCTTCGCCCCGCCGGTGGTGCACGAGTACAGCATCCCGGGCCTGGCCGCCCTCTCGATCGACTACTCCTTCGGCTGCCCCGACATGGGCGTCGCCGTCGCCCGGAAGGTCAGCTCCACCGACGACATCGTGGTGACCTGGTTCGACGGGTCGCCCTCGTCGACGATCAACAACTCCTATGTGCTGCGCGGGTTCCACGTCCTCTCCGCCGCC
Coding sequences within it:
- a CDS encoding putative drug exporter of the RND superfamily; its protein translation is MITALIRRTVSHGRVIVFGAILFGLLAAAVGSTTLGKMTNDSDSPTAESVLTAERLTKAAGMSADLDIVAIVSPTGGIKSTQGRYRVSEVALKFFSDEGVANVQSFLNSDSPALISKDGKSAIVSVQFKSGVDRNALAKSISEQFKDQPDVALGGVSVTGVEIGDRVAGDLSKAELFALPILFLLALWIFRGVVAATVTIGIGILAIVTTLMVLRGVVEITSISSYVLNLVTGLGLGLAIDYCLFIMSRYREETVLYGYTPRAALAAGVAAGRTVFFSALTVAVSMSSLMLFPQKFLFSMGVGGAAVTLVSATVSIVVLPAILALLGRRIDSLTLPGSDRARRKDTGLVHKIVWYRLAKWTMRHAKPVLVASLILVATLAWPALSTKFSNINVDSLPTTSAVRTVAERVATEFPNSGGTTINVAVEAPADAQAQVTALAQRVAKLPHVVLPAPPVYLGSDTWSLSAVVFAGPFSQAAETALHGIRSLPSPNKMLVGGETAAFVDNEESMLSHLPMAALVVGLAVMLVIFLLTGSVVLPVKTLLVNILNVSMTIGVLVWIFQYGHLEGPLHYESTGAIDLSQPILVMVIGFGLSTDYGVFLLARIKESYDHDGDNVEAVATGVGRSGRIISSAALLLCVAVGAFSSSSVLFIKQLGVGTAVAVLLDATIIRAFLVPSAMRLMSTANWWAPGPLRRFHNRYGVSESGPAIVPDGGPPKLVLIPSPPPPPVPQLTLVRSPAPEPTGERTILLPPPPPIVRQPAPPEITGEQPAVSEPRRHRRIERGGSTGKHRQRP
- a CDS encoding chaperonin GroEL, which translates into the protein MAKLIAFDEEARRGLERGMNILADAVKVTLGPKGRNVVLEKKWGAPTITNDGVSIAKEIELEDPYEKIGAELVKEVAKKTDDVAGDGTTTATVLAQALVKEGLRNVAAGANPMALKRGIEQAVIAVSEELGRQAKDVETKEQIAATASISAADTSVGELIAEAMDKVGKEGVITVEESNTFGLELELTEGMRFDKGHISPYFVTDTDRMEAVLDDPYILIVESKISSVKDLLPLLEKVMQSGKSLAIISEDVEGEALATLVVNKIRGTFKSVAVKAPGFGDRRKAMLADIAILTGGEVISETVGLKLENAGLELLGRARKVVVTKDETTIVEGAGDADQIQGRVNQIRSEIEKSDSDYDREKLQERLAKLAGGVAVIKVGAATEVELKERKHRIEDAVRNAKAAVEEGIVAGGGVALAQASVTAFDKLELTGDEATGANIVKVALEAPLKQIAVNAGLEGGVVAEKVRGLQAGWGLNAASGEYVDLIAAGIIDPAKVTRSALQNAASIAALFLTTEAVVADKPEKAGAPAGGGMPGGDMDF